A section of the Burkholderia mallei ATCC 23344 genome encodes:
- a CDS encoding carbohydrate porin encodes MKKKTLHQMLVKSGVASGLPLLLSLGIVQPALAQASSPAAAPAENAAPPAPATRAPDGVPGGNGATAAQTDAAPTGFWDRSNLFGDMGGLRTKLGDHGITLNLQETSEYLRNLSGGTSRGGAYDGLTQFGFSVDTEKAIGLPGGTFNVSGLQIHGTSLTARNLQLLQTASGIEAEATTRLWELWYQQSFANGRADVKVGQQSLDQEFMVSQYASTFINATFGWPVLPAVDMPAGGPAYPLSSLGVRLRAKPSDAWTVMAGVFDGNPAGGVGDAQQLNRHGTNFNLRNGALFIGELQYALNAPPADPKAPQAGLPGMYKLGVWYNSERFADPRYDTNGVPLADPASNGVAATHRGNYGFYAVADQMVWRPGADSPRSLNVFARVMGAPGDRNAVDFTLNAGVTLKAPFAGRDNDTAGLAVSYAKIGSRARGADGDTGVFQTPGYPVRRAETLIEATYQYQVTPWWQLQGDFQYAFRPGGGIPNPNEPGSRIGNEAIVGVRTTITF; translated from the coding sequence ATGAAGAAGAAGACCCTCCATCAAATGCTCGTCAAATCCGGCGTCGCCTCCGGCCTGCCGTTGTTGCTGTCGCTCGGCATCGTGCAGCCCGCGCTCGCGCAGGCGTCGAGCCCCGCGGCAGCCCCCGCCGAGAACGCCGCGCCGCCGGCACCCGCCACGCGGGCCCCGGATGGCGTGCCCGGCGGAAACGGCGCGACAGCCGCGCAGACGGATGCCGCCCCCACCGGCTTCTGGGATCGCTCGAACCTGTTCGGCGACATGGGCGGCCTGCGCACCAAGCTCGGCGATCACGGGATCACGCTGAATCTGCAGGAAACGAGCGAGTACCTGCGCAATCTGTCGGGCGGCACAAGCCGCGGCGGCGCCTATGACGGCCTCACGCAATTCGGCTTCAGCGTCGACACCGAAAAGGCGATCGGGCTGCCGGGCGGCACGTTCAACGTGTCGGGCCTGCAGATTCACGGCACGAGCCTCACGGCGCGCAACCTGCAGTTGCTGCAGACGGCAAGCGGCATCGAGGCCGAGGCCACGACGCGCCTCTGGGAGCTGTGGTACCAGCAGTCGTTCGCGAACGGCCGCGCCGACGTGAAGGTCGGCCAGCAAAGCCTCGACCAGGAATTCATGGTGAGCCAGTACGCGAGCACGTTCATCAACGCGACGTTCGGCTGGCCCGTGCTGCCCGCCGTCGACATGCCGGCGGGCGGCCCCGCCTATCCGCTGTCGTCGCTCGGCGTGCGGCTGCGCGCGAAGCCATCCGATGCATGGACCGTGATGGCGGGCGTGTTCGACGGCAATCCGGCGGGCGGCGTGGGCGACGCGCAACAGCTCAATCGGCACGGCACGAATTTCAACCTGCGCAACGGCGCGCTCTTCATCGGCGAGCTCCAGTACGCGCTCAACGCGCCGCCCGCCGATCCGAAGGCGCCGCAGGCGGGGCTGCCCGGCATGTACAAGCTCGGCGTCTGGTACAACTCCGAGCGCTTCGCCGATCCGCGCTACGACACGAACGGCGTGCCGCTCGCCGATCCGGCGAGCAACGGCGTCGCGGCGACGCATCGCGGCAACTACGGCTTCTATGCGGTCGCGGATCAGATGGTATGGCGGCCGGGCGCGGACAGCCCGCGCTCGCTGAACGTGTTCGCGCGCGTGATGGGCGCGCCCGGCGATCGCAACGCCGTCGACTTCACGCTGAACGCGGGCGTCACGCTCAAGGCGCCGTTCGCAGGACGCGACAACGACACGGCGGGGCTTGCCGTCAGCTACGCGAAGATCGGTTCGCGCGCGCGCGGCGCCGACGGCGACACCGGCGTGTTCCAGACGCCCGGCTATCCGGTGCGCCGCGCGGAAACGCTGATCGAGGCGACCTACCAGTATCAGGTGACGCCGTGGTGGCAACTGCAGGGGGATTTCCAGTACGCATTCCGGCCGGGCGGCGGCATTCCGAACCCGAACGAGCCGGGCTCGCGTATCGGCAACGAAGCGATCGTCGGCGTACGCACGACGATCACGTTCTGA
- a CDS encoding NRAMP family divalent metal transporter: MSTPTDISPPIALERDAVLDQAHVGDIKGAFGTIAHHDTAPRSGWWARVRTLLAILGPGLIVMVGDNDAGAFGTYTQAGQNYGTSLLWTLLLVPVLFVNQEMVLRLGAVTGVGHARLIFECFGKFWGAFSVIDLFILNALTIVTEFIGITFVLDFFGVSKVAGVCIAAALTMAAVSTGDFRRFERFAVALCVLSLLLVPVLVSIHPPVHQMARDLFVPTWPAHAKRSDVMLLVIGIVGTTVAPWQLFFQQSYVIDKRITPRFIKYEKADLWIGIVLVMIGAIAMISFSAALYAGRSEAGGFTDAGGVIAGLAKYAGPTSATLFAIALLDACIIGAAAVSLATAYAIGDVFRIRHSLHRGVSDAKGFYLVYFGIVAAAAALVLMPGSPLGLLTEAVQTLAGVLLPSATVFLLLLCNDRAVLGPWVNSARLNLFTGAVVWVLVMLSIILTASVMYPDMSGEAMLEVLAGGTLFAALGLAATFVLRRRAGCADRANVAHDARDAHVDRAARDTWRMPPLDALPAPRVTLSTRIWMGVLRGYLVLAVGLVIVKVVQMAFFR, translated from the coding sequence ATGTCAACGCCAACCGACATCTCGCCGCCCATCGCGCTCGAGCGCGATGCGGTGCTCGATCAAGCGCACGTGGGCGACATCAAGGGCGCGTTCGGCACGATCGCGCACCACGACACCGCGCCGCGCAGCGGCTGGTGGGCGCGCGTGCGCACGCTGCTCGCGATCCTCGGCCCGGGCCTCATCGTGATGGTCGGCGATAACGACGCCGGCGCGTTCGGCACCTATACGCAGGCGGGGCAGAACTACGGCACGTCGCTGCTGTGGACGCTGCTGCTCGTGCCCGTGCTGTTCGTGAACCAGGAGATGGTGTTGCGTCTGGGCGCCGTCACGGGCGTCGGCCACGCGCGCCTCATCTTCGAGTGCTTCGGCAAGTTCTGGGGTGCATTCAGCGTGATCGATCTGTTCATCCTGAACGCGCTCACGATCGTTACCGAGTTCATCGGCATCACGTTCGTGCTGGATTTCTTCGGCGTGTCGAAGGTCGCGGGCGTGTGCATCGCGGCGGCGCTCACGATGGCGGCCGTCAGCACGGGCGACTTCCGCCGCTTCGAGCGTTTCGCGGTCGCGCTCTGCGTGCTGAGCCTCCTGCTCGTGCCGGTGCTCGTATCGATTCATCCGCCCGTGCACCAGATGGCGCGCGATCTGTTCGTGCCGACCTGGCCCGCGCACGCGAAGCGCTCCGACGTGATGCTGCTCGTGATCGGCATCGTCGGCACGACGGTCGCGCCGTGGCAGTTGTTCTTCCAGCAGAGCTACGTGATCGACAAGCGGATCACGCCGCGCTTCATCAAGTACGAGAAGGCGGATCTGTGGATCGGCATCGTGCTCGTGATGATCGGCGCGATCGCGATGATCTCGTTCAGCGCGGCGCTCTACGCGGGCCGCTCGGAGGCGGGCGGCTTCACCGATGCAGGCGGCGTGATCGCGGGCCTGGCGAAGTACGCGGGCCCGACGAGCGCGACGCTGTTCGCGATCGCGCTGCTCGACGCGTGCATCATCGGCGCGGCGGCCGTGTCGCTCGCGACCGCGTATGCGATCGGCGACGTGTTCAGGATCCGCCACTCGCTGCATCGCGGCGTGTCGGACGCGAAGGGTTTCTATCTGGTCTACTTCGGCATCGTCGCCGCGGCGGCCGCGCTCGTGCTGATGCCGGGCAGCCCGCTCGGCCTGCTCACGGAAGCGGTGCAGACGCTCGCGGGCGTGCTGCTGCCGAGCGCGACGGTGTTCCTGCTGCTGTTGTGCAACGACCGCGCCGTGCTCGGCCCGTGGGTCAATTCGGCAAGATTGAATCTGTTTACGGGCGCGGTGGTCTGGGTGCTCGTGATGCTGTCGATCATCCTGACGGCCTCCGTGATGTACCCGGACATGAGCGGCGAAGCGATGCTCGAAGTGCTCGCGGGCGGCACGCTCTTCGCGGCGCTCGGGCTCGCGGCGACGTTCGTGCTGCGCAGGCGTGCGGGCTGCGCCGACCGTGCGAATGTCGCGCACGACGCGCGCGACGCGCACGTCGATCGCGCCGCGCGCGACACGTGGCGGATGCCGCCGCTCGATGCGTTGCCGGCGCCGCGCGTCACGCTGTCGACGCGCATCTGGATGGGCGTGCTGCGCGGCTATCTGGTGCTCGCGGTGGGGCTCGTGATCGTGAAGGTCGTGCAGATGGCGTTTTTCAGGTAG
- a CDS encoding IS1182-like element ISBma2 family transposase yields the protein MLKTPMPTQHELEMVTLEELVPKDHLLRQIDAAVDFEFIRAKVAHLYCADNGRPALDPVVMFKLLFIGYLFGVRSERQLMREVQVNVAYRWFARFRLTDKVPDASTFSQNRRRRFTDTTVYQEIFDEIVRQAIKRGLVDGRVLYTDSTHLKANANKGKFDVVKLEQTPAAYTEALNAAVDADRAAHGRKPLDRDDDEPPSSKDTKLSRTDPDSGYMVRDDKPKGFFYLDHRTVDAKHAIITDTHVTPASVHDSQPYLDRLDRQRERFEFKVEAVGLDAGYFTPAVCQGLEERGIAGVMGYRTPNHKPGMFYKRQFKYDAYRNEYVCPQGQALPYSTTNRLGYREYKSNAQICGRCPVRSQCTNSAIAVKVVTRHVWERAKERVDARRLTEWGQRIYARRKQTVERSFADAKQLHGHRYARMRGLRKVAEQCLLAAAAQNIKKIAMLLARKRKKGPAGPDWRFVRMLLRLVSGLRCSFDYPLAANPQS from the coding sequence ATGCTGAAGACGCCCATGCCCACGCAGCACGAACTCGAGATGGTGACGCTCGAGGAACTCGTGCCGAAGGACCACCTGCTGCGCCAGATCGATGCGGCGGTGGATTTCGAGTTCATCCGCGCGAAGGTGGCGCATCTGTATTGCGCGGACAACGGGCGGCCGGCGCTCGATCCCGTGGTGATGTTCAAGCTGTTGTTCATCGGCTACCTGTTCGGGGTGCGCAGCGAGCGGCAACTGATGCGTGAGGTCCAGGTCAACGTCGCCTATCGCTGGTTCGCCCGGTTCCGGCTGACCGACAAGGTGCCGGATGCGTCAACGTTCTCGCAGAATCGCCGCCGACGCTTCACGGACACGACGGTGTATCAGGAGATCTTCGACGAGATCGTGCGGCAGGCGATCAAGCGCGGGCTGGTCGACGGTCGGGTGCTGTACACGGACAGCACGCACCTGAAGGCGAACGCGAACAAAGGCAAGTTCGATGTGGTGAAGCTGGAGCAGACGCCGGCCGCCTACACGGAGGCATTGAACGCGGCAGTGGATGCGGACCGGGCCGCGCATGGCAGGAAGCCGCTGGATCGCGACGACGATGAGCCGCCGTCTAGCAAGGACACCAAGCTCAGCCGGACCGATCCGGACAGCGGCTACATGGTGCGGGACGACAAGCCGAAGGGGTTCTTCTATCTGGACCACCGCACGGTGGATGCCAAGCACGCGATCATCACCGATACGCATGTGACGCCGGCCTCGGTGCATGACAGCCAGCCGTATCTGGATCGGCTGGATCGCCAGCGCGAGCGCTTTGAGTTCAAGGTCGAGGCGGTGGGGCTGGATGCGGGCTACTTCACGCCGGCGGTGTGCCAGGGGCTGGAGGAGCGAGGGATTGCCGGGGTGATGGGCTATCGCACGCCGAACCACAAGCCGGGCATGTTCTACAAACGGCAGTTCAAGTACGACGCGTATCGCAACGAATACGTGTGCCCGCAGGGGCAGGCCCTGCCGTACAGCACGACCAATCGGCTCGGCTATCGGGAATACAAATCCAATGCGCAGATCTGCGGGCGCTGCCCGGTACGATCGCAGTGCACGAACAGTGCGATCGCGGTGAAGGTGGTAACGCGCCACGTGTGGGAGCGCGCCAAGGAGCGGGTGGACGCGCGGCGCTTGACCGAATGGGGCCAACGCATTTACGCGCGGCGCAAGCAGACGGTGGAGCGCAGCTTCGCCGATGCCAAGCAGCTGCATGGGCACCGTTATGCCCGTATGCGTGGGCTACGCAAGGTGGCCGAGCAGTGCTTGCTGGCCGCGGCGGCACAGAACATCAAGAAGATTGCGATGCTGCTGGCGCGGAAGCGGAAAAAGGGGCCAGCGGGTCCCGATTGGCGCTTCGTGCGCATGCTGCTGCGTCTGGTGAGCGGTTTGCGCTGCAGCTTCGACTACCCGCTCGCGGCGAACCCGCAATCCTGA
- the gor gene encoding glutathione-disulfide reductase: protein MEFDYDLFVIGAGSGGVRLSRVAASYGARVGIAEEERIGGTCVLRGCIPKKLLVYASHYSHDVEDAAGYGWTFDIGLFSWPTLIEAKDREIARLSGIYVDLLNKSGVEIHTGRATLVGAHTVDVAGRRVTARHIAVATGSRPVLPPIPGIEHAITSREALELPELPQRIAIVGGGYIAVEFAGIFNGLGVDVDLFYRGEQILRGFDDDVRHALHGEMTKQGVAIHTRATIEAIERGADGGLTLRLAEGAYGPYDAVLYATGRVANGDGLGLEAVGVARDANGAIEVDAYSATTVPSIHAIGDVTARPQLTPVATRDGMLLAANLFGGKRIAADHRYVPSAVFSQPEIATVGLTEAQARAELGALDIYKTSFRALRHTLSGRDEKTFMKLVVARDSQRVVGAHMVGRDAAEIIQGIAIAIRAGATKAQFDETVGIHPTAAEEFVTLRQKEPDDA, encoded by the coding sequence ATGGAATTCGACTACGATCTCTTTGTCATCGGCGCGGGCTCGGGCGGCGTGCGCCTGAGCCGCGTCGCGGCGTCCTACGGCGCGCGCGTCGGCATCGCCGAGGAAGAGCGCATCGGCGGCACCTGCGTGCTGCGCGGCTGCATCCCGAAAAAGCTGCTCGTCTACGCGTCGCATTACAGCCACGACGTCGAGGACGCCGCGGGCTATGGCTGGACCTTCGACATCGGCCTGTTTTCGTGGCCGACGCTCATCGAGGCGAAGGACCGCGAGATCGCGCGCCTGAGCGGCATCTACGTCGATCTGCTGAACAAGTCGGGCGTCGAGATCCATACGGGGCGCGCGACGCTCGTCGGCGCGCATACGGTCGACGTCGCGGGCCGGCGTGTCACCGCCCGGCACATCGCCGTCGCGACAGGCTCGCGGCCGGTGCTGCCGCCGATTCCCGGCATCGAGCACGCGATCACGTCGCGCGAGGCGCTCGAGTTGCCCGAGCTGCCGCAGCGGATCGCGATCGTCGGCGGCGGCTACATCGCGGTCGAGTTCGCGGGCATCTTCAACGGGCTCGGCGTCGATGTCGACCTGTTCTATCGCGGCGAGCAGATCCTGCGCGGCTTCGACGACGACGTGCGGCACGCGTTGCATGGCGAGATGACGAAGCAGGGTGTCGCCATCCATACGCGCGCGACGATCGAGGCGATCGAGCGCGGCGCCGACGGCGGGTTGACGCTCAGGCTCGCCGAGGGCGCGTACGGGCCGTACGACGCGGTGCTGTATGCGACGGGGCGCGTCGCGAATGGCGACGGGCTCGGGCTCGAGGCGGTCGGGGTCGCGCGCGACGCGAACGGCGCGATCGAGGTCGACGCCTATTCGGCGACGACGGTGCCGTCGATCCACGCGATCGGCGACGTCACCGCGCGCCCGCAACTGACGCCCGTCGCGACGCGCGACGGCATGCTGCTCGCGGCGAACCTGTTCGGCGGCAAGCGGATCGCCGCCGATCATCGCTACGTTCCTTCCGCGGTGTTCAGCCAGCCGGAGATCGCGACGGTCGGGCTCACCGAGGCGCAAGCGCGCGCCGAGCTCGGCGCGCTCGACATCTACAAGACGTCGTTCCGCGCGCTGCGGCACACGTTGTCCGGCCGCGACGAAAAGACGTTCATGAAGCTCGTCGTCGCGCGCGACAGCCAGCGCGTCGTCGGCGCGCACATGGTCGGGCGCGACGCGGCGGAGATCATCCAGGGCATCGCGATCGCGATCCGGGCGGGCGCGACGAAGGCGCAGTTCGACGAGACGGTCGGCATCCATCCAACCGCGGCCGAGGAGTTCGTCACGTTGCGGCAGAAGGAGCCGGACGACGCATGA
- the argG gene encoding argininosuccinate synthase: MTTILENLPAGQKVGIAFSGGLDTSAALHWMRIKGAVPYAYTANLGQPDEDDYDAIPKRAIQYGAEGARLIDCRAQLVAEGIAALQCGAFHISTAGVTYFNTTPIGRAVTGTMLVAAMKEDGVNIWGDGSTYKGNDIERFYRYGLLVNPDLKIYKPWLDQQFIDELGGRAEMSEFMRQAGFEYKMSAEKAYSTDSNLLGATHEAKDLESLESGIKIVNPIMGVAFWRDDVKIDKEEVTIRFEEGRPVALNGVEYKDAVALLLEANRIGGRHGLGMSDQIENRIIEAKSRGIYEAPGLALLYIAYERLVTGIHNEDTIEQYRENGRRLGRLLYQGRWFDPQAIMLRETAQRWVARAVTGEVTVELRRGNDYSIIGTRSPNLTYQPERLSMEKVQSMFSPRDRIGQLTMRNLDITDTRDKLRIYSQVGLLAAGESSALPKLKEDESGN; the protein is encoded by the coding sequence ATGACCACGATTCTTGAAAATCTCCCGGCCGGCCAGAAGGTCGGCATTGCGTTCTCCGGCGGCCTCGACACGAGCGCCGCGCTGCACTGGATGCGCATCAAGGGAGCCGTTCCTTACGCATACACGGCCAATCTCGGCCAGCCCGACGAAGACGACTACGACGCGATACCGAAGCGCGCGATCCAGTACGGCGCCGAAGGCGCGCGCCTGATCGACTGCCGCGCGCAGCTCGTCGCCGAAGGGATCGCGGCGCTCCAGTGCGGCGCGTTCCACATTTCGACGGCCGGCGTCACGTATTTCAATACGACCCCGATTGGCCGCGCCGTGACGGGCACGATGCTCGTTGCCGCGATGAAGGAAGACGGCGTCAACATCTGGGGCGACGGCAGCACGTACAAGGGCAACGACATCGAGCGCTTCTACCGCTATGGCCTGCTCGTCAATCCGGATCTGAAGATCTACAAGCCGTGGCTCGACCAGCAGTTCATCGACGAGCTCGGCGGCCGCGCGGAAATGTCCGAATTCATGCGCCAGGCCGGTTTCGAGTACAAGATGTCGGCCGAGAAGGCGTACTCGACCGATTCGAACCTGCTCGGCGCGACGCACGAGGCGAAGGATCTCGAGAGCCTCGAGAGCGGCATCAAGATCGTCAATCCGATCATGGGCGTCGCGTTCTGGCGCGACGACGTGAAGATCGACAAGGAAGAAGTGACGATCCGCTTCGAAGAGGGGCGCCCGGTCGCGCTGAACGGCGTCGAGTACAAGGATGCGGTCGCGCTGCTGCTCGAGGCGAACCGGATCGGCGGGCGCCACGGCCTCGGAATGAGCGACCAGATCGAGAACCGGATCATCGAGGCGAAGAGCCGCGGCATCTATGAGGCCCCGGGGCTCGCGCTGCTGTACATCGCATACGAGCGCCTCGTCACCGGCATCCACAACGAGGACACGATCGAGCAGTACCGCGAGAACGGCCGTCGTCTCGGCCGCCTGCTGTACCAGGGCCGCTGGTTCGACCCGCAGGCGATCATGCTGCGCGAGACGGCGCAGCGCTGGGTCGCGCGCGCGGTCACGGGCGAGGTGACGGTCGAGCTGCGCCGCGGCAACGATTATTCGATCATCGGCACGCGCTCGCCGAACCTCACGTACCAGCCGGAGCGCCTGTCGATGGAGAAGGTGCAATCGATGTTCTCGCCGCGCGACCGGATCGGCCAACTGACGATGCGCAACCTCGACATCACCGATACGCGCGACAAGCTGCGCATCTATTCGCAAGTCGGCCTGCTGGCGGCGGGCGAATCGTCGGCGCTGCCGAAGCTGAAGGAAGACGAGAGCGGCAACTGA
- a CDS encoding heavy-metal-associated domain-containing protein, with the protein MKLEVKDMSCGGCANAITQAIQTADSSARVSVDVASKVVDVGSALGIERVVAIIEAAGFHPAVLAA; encoded by the coding sequence ATGAAGCTCGAAGTGAAAGACATGTCGTGTGGCGGCTGCGCGAACGCGATCACACAGGCGATCCAGACCGCCGATTCGTCGGCGCGCGTTTCGGTCGACGTCGCGTCGAAGGTGGTCGACGTCGGCTCGGCGCTCGGCATCGAGCGGGTGGTCGCGATTATCGAAGCGGCGGGATTTCATCCGGCCGTCCTGGCCGCGTAA
- a CDS encoding heavy metal translocating P-type ATPase, translating to MTAAMPRRGDPTGGAFRPGSPPKTSTSTDATGALAMHDAHVHHDHSGDTNERRDPHRPHETKTPGETAVDPVCGMKVPIDTPRRYDYQGRTYRFCSDKCATAFRASPQRFVGTPKQRAGASAAKPGTVYTCPMHPQIRANAPGACPICGMALEPLTPDATEDGNPELRSMTRRFQLGLVLAVPLVLMTMGAMVLPFDIGAGIDALLARWPRPFGMPASWSQWVQAALATPVVLWGGWPFLVRGWKSFVTRRLNMFSLIGLGVCVAYLFSVFALLFPDTLPQAFRSGHEIPLYFEASAVIVTLVLLGQVLELRARSRTSSAIRDLLQLAPHTAVRVNPDGSEQTVPLDAVVVGDTLRVKPGSKVPVDGIVVAGHSSVDESMITGEPVPAEKTEGSPVTGATVNQTGTFVMRAQKIGTDTLLARIVQMVAEAGRSRAPIQKLADQVSGGFVLAVIVLAALAFAAWAAFGPAPALANALVVAISVLIIACPCALGFATPVSIIVGVGRGAREGVLIKDAEALELMEKVDTVVVDKTGTLTEGRPRVQTIVALGGQSERALLGDAASLEGASEHPLAQAIVEHAARMGAERKPVASFDSVPGKGVKGTLDARTVALGNAHLMADLAIDCTAADADSNRLREAGQTVMYVAIDGRLAGYIGVADPIKETTPDAVQLLKASGTRIVMLTGDNPVTANAVARTLSLDGVKAGVLPEDKYRHVQALQQQGHVVAMAGDGVNDAPALAQANVGIAMGTGTDVAMNSARIVLVKGDLRGIARARALSVATMKNIRQNLFFAFVYNAVGIPVAAGVLYPWFGITLSPIFASAAMAASSVSVIGNALRLRGAKT from the coding sequence ATGACCGCCGCGATGCCGCGGCGCGGCGATCCGACAGGCGGCGCGTTCCGGCCGGGCTCGCCGCCGAAGACATCGACATCCACCGACGCGACAGGAGCGCTTGCCATGCACGACGCACATGTCCATCACGATCACAGCGGCGACACGAACGAACGGCGCGATCCGCACCGCCCGCACGAAACGAAGACGCCGGGCGAAACGGCGGTCGATCCGGTCTGCGGAATGAAGGTGCCGATCGACACACCCCGTCGATACGACTATCAAGGCCGCACGTATCGCTTCTGCAGCGACAAGTGCGCGACGGCGTTCCGCGCGTCGCCGCAGCGGTTCGTCGGCACGCCGAAGCAGCGGGCCGGCGCATCCGCGGCGAAGCCGGGCACGGTCTACACGTGCCCGATGCACCCGCAGATACGCGCGAACGCGCCGGGTGCCTGCCCGATCTGTGGAATGGCGCTCGAGCCGCTCACGCCGGACGCCACCGAAGACGGCAATCCCGAGCTCCGATCGATGACGCGGCGCTTCCAGCTCGGGCTCGTGCTGGCCGTGCCGCTCGTGCTGATGACGATGGGTGCGATGGTGCTGCCGTTCGACATCGGCGCCGGCATCGACGCGCTGCTCGCGCGCTGGCCGCGGCCGTTCGGAATGCCGGCATCGTGGTCGCAATGGGTGCAGGCCGCGCTCGCGACGCCCGTCGTGCTGTGGGGCGGCTGGCCGTTTCTCGTGCGCGGCTGGAAGTCGTTCGTCACGCGGCGGTTGAACATGTTCAGCCTGATCGGGCTTGGCGTCTGCGTGGCGTATCTGTTCAGCGTGTTCGCGCTGCTGTTCCCCGACACGCTGCCGCAGGCGTTTCGCAGCGGCCACGAAATCCCGCTCTACTTCGAGGCGTCCGCGGTGATCGTGACGCTCGTGCTGCTCGGCCAGGTGCTCGAGTTGCGCGCGCGCTCGCGCACGTCGAGCGCGATCCGCGACCTGCTGCAGCTCGCGCCGCACACGGCGGTGCGCGTGAATCCCGACGGCTCGGAGCAAACCGTGCCGCTCGACGCGGTCGTCGTCGGCGACACGCTGCGCGTGAAGCCCGGCTCGAAGGTGCCGGTCGACGGCATCGTCGTCGCCGGGCATTCGAGCGTCGACGAATCGATGATCACCGGCGAGCCGGTGCCCGCCGAGAAGACCGAGGGCAGCCCGGTGACGGGCGCGACCGTCAACCAGACGGGCACCTTCGTGATGCGCGCGCAGAAGATCGGCACCGACACGCTGCTCGCGCGGATCGTGCAGATGGTCGCCGAGGCCGGGCGCTCGCGCGCGCCGATCCAGAAACTCGCCGATCAGGTGTCCGGCGGGTTCGTGCTCGCCGTCATCGTGCTCGCCGCGCTCGCGTTCGCCGCCTGGGCGGCGTTCGGTCCGGCTCCCGCGCTCGCGAACGCGCTCGTGGTGGCGATCAGCGTGCTCATCATCGCCTGCCCGTGCGCGCTCGGCTTCGCGACACCCGTGTCGATCATCGTCGGTGTCGGCCGCGGCGCGCGCGAGGGCGTGCTCATCAAGGATGCCGAAGCATTGGAGCTGATGGAGAAAGTCGATACCGTCGTCGTCGACAAGACCGGCACGCTGACCGAGGGGCGCCCGCGCGTGCAGACGATCGTCGCGCTCGGCGGGCAGTCCGAGCGCGCGCTGCTGGGCGATGCGGCGAGCCTCGAGGGCGCGAGCGAGCATCCGCTCGCGCAGGCGATCGTCGAGCACGCCGCGCGGATGGGCGCCGAGCGCAAGCCCGTCGCGTCGTTCGATTCGGTGCCCGGAAAAGGCGTGAAAGGCACCCTCGACGCCCGCACGGTTGCGCTCGGCAACGCGCACCTGATGGCGGATCTCGCGATCGACTGCACGGCGGCCGACGCCGATTCGAACCGCCTGCGCGAAGCCGGCCAGACGGTGATGTACGTCGCGATCGACGGGCGGCTCGCCGGTTATATCGGCGTTGCCGACCCGATCAAGGAGACGACGCCGGACGCGGTGCAACTGCTCAAGGCGTCGGGCACGCGCATCGTGATGCTGACGGGCGACAACCCCGTCACCGCGAACGCGGTCGCCCGGACGCTGTCGCTCGACGGCGTGAAGGCGGGCGTGCTGCCCGAGGACAAGTACAGGCACGTGCAAGCGCTGCAGCAACAAGGGCACGTCGTCGCGATGGCGGGCGACGGCGTCAACGATGCGCCGGCGCTCGCGCAAGCGAACGTCGGCATCGCGATGGGCACGGGCACCGACGTCGCGATGAACAGCGCGCGGATCGTGCTCGTGAAGGGCGACCTGCGCGGCATCGCGCGGGCGCGCGCGCTCAGCGTCGCGACGATGAAGAACATCCGGCAGAACCTGTTCTTCGCGTTCGTCTACAACGCGGTCGGCATTCCGGTCGCGGCGGGCGTGCTGTATCCGTGGTTCGGCATCACGCTGAGCCCGATCTTCGCGAGCGCCGCGATGGCGGCGAGCTCGGTTTCCGTCATCGGCAACGCGCTGCGGCTGCGCGGCGCGAAGACGTGA
- a CDS encoding LemA family protein: MRFHSSAPRAAATWIRLIRAALLAAFALTLSGCGYNAIQVQDEQVKASWSEVLNQYQRRADLVPNLVNTVKGYANQERDVLTRVTEARAQVGSIRATPELLSDPQAFAKFDAAQGQLTSSLSRLLVVSENYPQLKSDANFRDLQAQLEGTENRITVARNRYIRSVQAYNTTIRSFPSNLTAMAFGYKEKPNFSVENEAQIAKPPRVDFGTSSAPAPAPAAGASN, from the coding sequence ATGCGATTTCACTCTTCGGCCCCGCGTGCCGCCGCGACGTGGATTCGTCTGATCCGCGCCGCGCTGCTGGCGGCGTTCGCGCTCACGCTGTCCGGCTGCGGCTACAACGCGATCCAGGTGCAGGACGAGCAGGTGAAGGCGAGTTGGTCTGAGGTGCTGAATCAGTATCAGCGCCGCGCGGATCTCGTGCCGAATCTCGTCAACACCGTGAAGGGCTATGCGAACCAGGAGCGCGACGTGCTCACGCGCGTGACCGAGGCGCGCGCGCAGGTCGGCTCGATTCGCGCGACGCCCGAGCTGCTGTCCGATCCGCAGGCGTTCGCGAAATTCGACGCCGCGCAAGGGCAGTTGACATCGTCGCTGTCGCGGCTGCTCGTCGTGTCCGAGAACTACCCGCAACTGAAATCCGACGCGAACTTCCGCGATCTGCAGGCGCAACTCGAAGGCACCGAGAATCGCATCACGGTCGCGCGCAATCGCTACATCCGCTCGGTGCAGGCGTACAACACGACGATCCGCTCGTTCCCGAGCAACCTGACCGCGATGGCGTTCGGCTACAAGGAAAAACCGAACTTCTCGGTCGAGAACGAAGCGCAGATCGCGAAGCCGCCGCGCGTCGATTTCGGAACGTCGTCCGCGCCCGCGCCGGCGCCCGCGGCCGGAGCGTCGAATTGA